AACTCCTCTTTTATATGTACATCTTCCTCCAGTGCAATCCTTGGAAAAGCACCAAACCTGAGATAATTCCTGAACTCATGCTTTTTTTCAGCCGAGGTTATCCTTTCCAGACCCTTAAAGTCCAGGTATTCCCTGAATGTCAGAGGGTATACTGTATTTATCAGGTATCTGCCGGACAGTCTTGTGATGGTTTTTCTCCTGAGAAGTCCTGAAGTGGAGCCTGTCAGAATAAATTTTAGCCGTTTATCAGTATCATAGAGACTTTTCAGGGTCGTATCCCAGTAATCATAATTCTGTACCTCGTCAATGAATATATAGTACCTATCCTGCTTTGCTGAAGCCACATGATATTCAATTATATCCAGAAGCAGTGACGGATCAACGCCCCTGCTCTGCAGAATAGGCTCATCCAGATTCACGTACAGTATACATTCCCCGGGCACCTGCAGGGAATCAATTATCTGATACATCAGGGTTGATTTGCCTGTCCTCCTGGCACCCAGTATCAGCAGTATCTCCTCAGTATCAGCATACTTTAAGAGATAGGGATAATATTTAAGACGCGCAATGCCCCTGTCATACTCCTTTCCAAACCACCATGGATTCTGTCTCTCAAGAACCTCAATCAGCTTCTGGTCCATGGTCATTATATATGAACCTGCGCCAACATAAAACCATCGACTATACTCGACAATTTATGCAAAAATCATCGAACATACCCGATGGTTCACACCGGAATGATCATCGGTACATACATATATTAAAAAACATAACTCAAAGCAGGTGAAATTGATGGATATAATCAGAGGACGTGCCTGGAAATACGGGAACAATATTGATACAGATGTAATCATTCCAGGCAAATATCTCAGAACCACTGACATGCAGGTATTTGCAGATCATGCAATGGAAGGAATTGATCCGCAGTTTACAGAAAAGATCAGCAGAGGCGACCTGATAGTGGCAGGACATAACTTTGGCTGCGGATCATCAAGGGAACAGGCACCCCTGGCCCTGAAATACGCAGGGATCTCATGTGTGATAGCAAAATCATTTGGAAGAATATTCTTCAGAAACGCCATAAACGTGGGACTGCCTGTGGTGGAAGCTGATATAGAATGCAATGAAGGGGATATCATTGAGGTGGATCTTGAAAAGGGTCTGATAAAAACGCCTGAGAAAACCTATCAGTCAAACAGGCTCCCTGACTTCCTGCTGGAGATCCTCAAAGACGGTGGTCTTGTGGCACACAGGAAAAAGAAGGCAAAAAAATGATCTTTCCTGAA
Above is a genomic segment from Methanosalsum zhilinae DSM 4017 containing:
- a CDS encoding ATP-binding protein; this encodes MTMDQKLIEVLERQNPWWFGKEYDRGIARLKYYPYLLKYADTEEILLILGARRTGKSTLMYQIIDSLQVPGECILYVNLDEPILQSRGVDPSLLLDIIEYHVASAKQDRYYIFIDEVQNYDYWDTTLKSLYDTDKRLKFILTGSTSGLLRRKTITRLSGRYLINTVYPLTFREYLDFKGLERITSAEKKHEFRNYLRFGAFPRIALEEDVHIKEELLKNYYETIYLKDIIFPHRLRDNRDLADLLYFIISNIGKPFSYNSMSKALGISADTVKEYLGYAEESYLIHTLSRFDYSVKKQIQNPRKVYCIDTGLVNSVSFSFSENYGRLLENIVFMELKRRDLDVYYHRNSGECDFVTVENKRVTGAIQVTSELNVSNEKREIQGLISAMTEYNLNHGLILTDNTQDTIEKDGMTISVRPVWKWLLE
- the hacB gene encoding homoaconitase small subunit, encoding MDIIRGRAWKYGNNIDTDVIIPGKYLRTTDMQVFADHAMEGIDPQFTEKISRGDLIVAGHNFGCGSSREQAPLALKYAGISCVIAKSFGRIFFRNAINVGLPVVEADIECNEGDIIEVDLEKGLIKTPEKTYQSNRLPDFLLEILKDGGLVAHRKKKAKK